CAGGGGCGGGACATGGCAAGacgccctcctgccccccctgcccccccccgccccttccctgctGCCGGGTCTGCTTCCCGGAACATCTGCCTCCTGGGTGCTTATCAGAGAGGCTGTTTGTGCTCCTGGAGGGACTGTCCGGGGCAGGGGGAGCGGCCACGTCCCAGTCCCAGGCCCCCGGGCAGCCGTGGGCCCAGCCTCACCCCTTCGGCTCCATTCACtcaccttttctttccttccttcctccctgtctgtccgtctgtccctGACCCACCCGCCCCTGGCCTGGTCCTCCCCCAGGGTCCCCTTCTAGGATGACAGGGCTGAGTGACAGCTCAGGGGCAAGAGGGGCGCAGGCTGCTGGTCTGCTCAGGGGCTCCCGGACCCAGGCTCCTGTCCTCCCGCACCAGGCCtcctcctggggggcggggcctccggaGGCAGCCAGGGCCCCGGGAGGGCCAGCGGGGCCTGCGGTCACACAATGGGTGCACTGTGACCACAAGGCCTCTTCTCTGACTGTCGTCTTGTTTGTTTTGTGCGTGCGCCCATGAGAGCCGGGCCGGTCTCTGACCCAGGAGCCCCGCGGCCGTCCCTAGAGAGTCGCGGATGTGTTTCTGTCCAGGGTGTGTGCTGGACCGATAGCACTGTCCACTTCCTGTCTGAGCAGCGGCGCGGGCggctggagctgcccagcagCTGTGGCACCGggtcacctgggggagggggggctgggagcTCTGGCTGTGCTGCTGCGGGGCTGATAGGGCCCCCCGGAgcccactcccctcctccctcctcgccGGCTTCCCCTCGCCTCCTCCtcagcttttctttccttccttcctccctgtctgTCCGTCTGCCCGTCTGTCCCTGTCCCACCCGCCCCTGGCCTggtcctcccccagggccccggGAGGGCCAGCCCGGGCCTGCGGTCACACCATAGATGCCCTGTGACCACGAGGCCTCTTCTCTGACTGTcgtcttgtgtttttttttgtatgtgtgtttttaaatatatttttattaattttagagaggaagggagagggagagagagagagaaacatcagtgatgagagagaatcatggatcggctgcctcctgcaccccccacaccggggatggagcccacaaccccgggcctgtgccctgaccgggattcgaaccgtgacctcctggttcatagatcagtgctcagccacggagccacgccggccgggctttgTTGTTCTTCAATTGGCAATAATCGTGCCTCGGATCTGCCTCTTGGGCTCTGATCCCACCGCTGCAAGCACGGCGCCGGCCTGCCTGCATCTCCCGGCCTCAGGGCCcagtgggctgggctgtgggcaggtGGGTGCCTGAGGGCGGGTGGGGGCTCAGCTCTGTGATGTCCGTCTGCTACGACCGCTCCAAAAGGCCTGCCTCGGCCagatcctggggggggggggtccccgctCCTCCCGGAATCCAGGGCGATGCCTGGCTGCGCTTCACTTAGGAGGAGGCTAGGCCTGCACGGAGGGACCTGCCTGCTGTCGCGGAGGGAGAGACGCCAGGGCTGCTGGAGGGGTGGGCCTTCctggcgcccccccgccccccgcctcacGCCCCGAGCCCCAGTGtctgcccagcccccaggctTGGCCCGTAAAGGCCAGAGCTTTACTGGTCAAGTGCGTGGTTGCCGAGGAGGCTGGTGGGGGTCCAGAGGGCTCACCTCGGGGGCACTGGGGTCCGGGCTGGCCCTGGGGTGTGGGGATTGGATGAGGACAGCCCTGAGCCTTGTCTGCTGCTCCAGACCCATCCGGGGGCCTGTGTGTGCCGTTCGCAGTGCAGAGGAGAGCTGGGAGTCTGGACACGATGCTGCAACtcctgggtctcagttttcccatctgcgaAATGGGTCGGTGCCAGCACTTCCCTCGGGGGGGCGGGATCTCGCCCGGCCCGTAGGCGGTGCTGCCTGCTGGTGGCTTGATGTCCTGACCACTGGCTGTTGCAGGGGCTGGGACTGGACCTGGGTCAGATCTCAGGACCCggagccagggcccagggtcTGCATGGGGGACTCTCCTGAGGGAAAGGCTCCTAGGGAATTGGGGGTGGCCTcgccccttcctcctctctccgaGGCCCCGGGACCCTGCTGGCTCTCTGTACGCCCGGCCAAGTTTCCAGGAAATTATtgcacctcctcccctctggggcTCAGGAAGCAATGGCCGGGCACGGCGCGCCGCATGTGTGAGCacacgtgtgtgtgagtgtgtgggagtgtgagtgtgtgggagtGTGCGGGCGGGAGTGGATGCGTGATGGAGCCTCCCGGCGCCTTGGGGACCGGCACCTTCCTCCAGTTCTCCCCCCACAGGCGTGTGTGCggctcctaaactctaagggccCCAGAGACTTGCCACCAGGGGAGccgtgggcagcagcagctcgtcccgggctcacccccgcccccatctccCAGGCCCCCTTTCCGCTGTGAGCCGGGGCAGCCCCGGGGCTCTCCTTGCTTCTTCTCTCCTGGGCCCTTCCTGGTTTCACGTCCCGGCTGCAGTCAATGTCCTcttcaaatgaaagaaagaaagaaaggaaggaaggaagggagggagggagggagggagggagggagggagggaggagtgattGCCTTCCGGTCAGGATGGGGCGCACAGGTGcccgcctcctcccacaaccacatcagaatCTCGACGCCACGGAGCAGCCGTCTCTCAGAACCGCCTGAACTCTAGCTGAACGGACGCCCTCGACTGGGGCTTTAAGGCGGGCACCACGCTGGGCCTGGcgggaggggtggagaggaacTGGCCAGTGCACACCCACAAGTAGCGGGTAAAATCGGGAGGGACGTCCCAGCCCCACACCGGCCCCCAAGCCCTGGGCTCAGGGCCGGGAGGAGAAGTCCAGCAggatgggggctgggtgagacGGAGGACCCGGGAGTCCCGGGTGTTCCGTTCCTCCTAAAGGGCCAGTGCGTGGGCTTGCTCAGACacactggctctgagctccagcgctggcCTAGCAACCTGGAAGGCATCAGGAGCACACGGGGATGGTCTGACATGCGGAGCTTCAGGCCGAGGGCGGGAGGGGCCGTGCTCTCCCTGGCAGGAGCCATTGATCCTTGGCTgagccgtcccccccccccccccccgtagaaCTGGCCGCAGGCACCTGTCTGCGTGTCGTCAACCTGGCTCACACCGTTTGCTCAGCCCTGGCGGTTTCCTGACATCGCGCCCACCCAGCGTTTGGGCCGCTCCCAGTGGCGTCTCCATACAAACAGCCTGTCTTGCTGACGCTGCGGATGTTCCTTAAATCCCTCAAACAAGCAGCCTCCGACCTCAGGGTGCCCGTGACTCTCACCACGGGGCCCAGGCTGGCGCCCGTGCGGCCGTCTGCAGATCACGCCGTAGCTCacgccaggtggccccaggcagggcatagACAGTGACCAACCTCAGGCTGCATGCCCTGGGAGGCCCGGAGTCAGCGCACCGTTCGGttccctgtcggggcacatgcccggttgcgggctcgacccccagtagcgGGGGTaggcgggaggcagccgatccacgattctctctcatcactgatgtttctgtcactttctccctctcccttcctctctgacatcaataaaaacttatttaaaaaataaccctttTACTGGGATtagagcccacaacacgggcgtgtgccctgaccaggaatcaaaccgtgacctcctggttcctgggtcgatcgatgctcaaccactgagccacaccagccaggccatcaCTGGGGTTTAAATGCTGGCTTCCCAGGGGTGCCGGGGAGGACTCCTGGGTGTACGTGAAGAGCAGCCCCGGGTCAGCTGTGCAAGGCTGTGCCCGAGGGACAGGGTCACTTCCTCAGCACAGGCCTGTCCGACCGCACGTCACAGCGGAAGGGCCCATCCCTTACTGCTCACGGACAGACGGGAGACAGGCCAGAGGGCATTCCCACAGACACTGGGAAGGGATTGTGGTGCCCATCAGCCTGAGCCCTGATGGCAGAGAAGATCCTGGGGTCACTTGAAACAGTCCAGCCTGACAGGGGCTGGAGCTCATGTGTCCCCCGTGACATGGGGAGTGGTGGTtgccccgcctgggccctgggactgccgggaggggctggggggctggcccaggcctggctccaccAGGGACAGAGGAGCCAGTGCTGCTGGGAGGGCCGGGGAGCAGTGGCCACAGGAGAGCTCTGCCAGCGGAGAAGCACCTTGTCCATGGCAAAGGGCCGTGCCCACAGCATCGCCGTCCGCCGCCTGCAGAGTCCTGTGCGCCTGTGGGAGGGGCCGGCCTGGACGGGCCGCCCGGTCCGGTCTCTGACAGTTTGGTGACGACGGATGGGCCACCTGCGTTCGTCCCCGGGGACGGCCAGCTGAGCGAgcccagggggaggtgggggccagggggccagCCCCTCTCCCGGCGCCGTGTCTTGCAGAGCCATCCTGCAGCAGCAGGGCTCGCCCGTGGACGCCGCCATCGCTGCGCTGGTCTGCACCGGCGTCGTCAACCCCCAGAGCATGGGCCTGGGCGGAGGCGTCATCTTCACCATCTACAACGCGAGCACAGGTGTGTCCGCGGAGCGTCCGGACGCGGCTGTGGGACCCACCGGCCGAGCCCCAGGccctgagggcagggaagggTCCTGGGGTCACGGGTGCGCCTGTGCAGCCCCCCGGGGGGGTCCCCAAACCCTGACATTGAGGTGTCccatctgcccctgcccctgcctggtgccccctgtgcccctccccccgcctcccccttcccGGCAGATCCCACGGAGCAGAGGCCACGCCTGcggagggacgggggggggggggggcggcggggggggggccgAGGCAGCCGCAGGGCGCCTGACCCTCGCACGCCCGCCCCGCCTCCAGGGCAGGTGGAGGTCATCAATGCCAGGGAGACGGtgcccgcccgccctgccccggGGCTGCTGGACCAGTGTGAGCAGGCGCTACCTCTGGGCACAGGTGAGGCTCGGGCGGGGCGCTGGGCTGACGCCCTCACGGACGGGCTGAGACCCCCGTGGAGGCCCTGTCCTGCTGGGGTTGGGCGGGCTCCGTGGAGATGGGTTatggggacggggtggggggggtcccaggGCCAGCGTGCGCTGGGCCCCAAGGGGTGGGCAGCCGCGGGGAGTGTGAGTGCAGAGGGACAGGTCAGGTGTGGGCTCAGGAAGGtcccctggctgccagggccGGGAGCAAGGCTGATGGGGTGACAGTGGGGATGATGGAGAACCCTGGGCGGGCCTGGGAGTCGGGGGGCTGCGGGCCAGGGGGGCAGCGTGGGGGCAGCCTGACACGGCCACGCCCTGCAGGCGCCCAGTGGGCCGGGGTGCCGGGGGAACTGCGGGGCTACGCCGAGGCCCACCGCCGCCACGGCCGCCTGCCCTGGGCGCGGCTGTTCGAGCCCACCATCGCGCTGCTCCGCGGGGACCACCGCGTACCCCTCGTCCTCAGCCAGTTCCTCAGCCACAGATTCCTGCGCCCcttcctggctgcctcctccctgaaGTGAGCTGCTGGGgaaatgggggggaaggggggaggggggagggggtgcaagGACCCCTTCTCAGCTCCTGGGCTCGGGCCCCGGCCTCTGGCACACGGGCCTGTGGGTGCCGGGACCCCGCCTGGCCAGCCCTGCGATGCCCGGTTCACAGGCGGGGCTCCGTGGGGCAGAACCCGACGGGAGGGGCTCAGGCCGGAGGGTTCGTGCCCAAGAGATGGGGCCCTGCGGGCACGGCTCCGGCCTCTGCCACTGCCCTCTGGTCGCCCCTTGCCCGCCTGCCCCCCACTGAGCAGGtcctcccaggagcagggaggaCAGGCCCCGGTGGACACAGGCCTGACAGGGTGATGAGCGAGGGGAGAGGGGCAGCCCCCCCAACCCTAGGGGGTGTGTCCCCTCCAtggccacccagccccggggGCCCCGGACCAGGACCGCTTCCCCGTGGGGTCCCCAGGACCCTGAGCAGCCCCTGCAGGGGTGTGGCTGCGGCCGGGACCTGGGCCCACCtgaggccgcccccccccccccaggcagctCTTCTTCAACGGGACGGAGCCCCTGCAGCACCAGGACCCGTTGCCCTGGCCCGCGCTGGCGGCCACGCTGGAGACGGTGGCCAGGGAGGGCGCGGAGGCCTTCTACTCGGGGCAGCTGGGCCGGACGCTGCTGGAGGACATCGCCCGGGAAGGTGAGCCCCGCCGAGCCCGGCTGAGCCCGGGAAGAGCCAGGCTCTCCGCACAGGGTCCCTGctgctcctctttctttctttctttctttttttttttaatatatttttattgatttcagagaggaagggagagggagagagagggagatccccactggggatcaagcccgcaacccaagcatgtgctcttgaccagaatcgaacccaggacccttccgtccacaggctggtgctctatccactgagctacactggccagggctagacaCGTGACCTTGAGGGCAGGCTCTGCCCCGGGCCAGctgctcctggggctgggagaggctgtgTGTCCCGTCCAGCCACTGCCCGCCGCTGTGGCCCTGCCGCCACGCCCTCAAggagcagggcgggggcgggggggtggttaGGGCCAACAGAGGGGAGTCCTTGGGGGCCATGGTgggctctgggcctggggctggccaccCTCAGTGTCCCCGAGGCCAGttctcctctcccaccttcctttccccccaaccctcctgcctccagctccatcctgcccttccccccagggctctggggcccagccctgaggccactgcccacacacccaccctcccccgtcTGGGTCTAGCAGGCTGGGCGCCGGGGACCGGGGCGGTCACTCTCGCCTCTTCCCCCATCTGCACTGGCGCTTCTCTGTCTCCGCAGGCAGCCAGCTGACCATGCAGGACCTGGCCTCCTTCCAGCCCGAGGTGGTGGCCGCCCTGGCCATGCCCCTGGGGGACTACACCCTGTACTCCCCGCCGCCGCCTGCGGGGGGCGCAATTCTCAGCCTCATCCTCAACGTGCTCAAAGGTGAGAGCCCCGGCCTCCCGCTAAGGGTCCTGTCCTGCTGGGAACCAGAACCCCACGCCCAGCCGTGGCCTGGGGCAGCCGTGGCCTGGGGAGGCCGTGGCCTGGGGCAGCCGTGGCCTGGGGAGGTCGTGGCCTGGGGAGGCCATGGCCTGGGGAAGCCGTGGCCGttcccagctcagccccctcGTCAGACGCCGGGGCTGTGGGAAATGGGTCCAGACGGTGCGTtcttcctggctggtgtggctcagtgcctgtgcccgctccccaccccccgcagggTTCAACTTCTCTGCGGAGTCGGTGGCCGGGCCTGAGGGGAACGTGACCTTGTACCATCAGCTTGTGGAAACGTTCAAGTTTGCCGGGGGGCTGCGGTGGCGGCTGTGGGACCCGCGGAGCCACCCGGACGTCCAGGTGAGGTGGCCGTGGCCCGGGCGCAGCGTGAGGGAGGGTTGGGCCAGCGGGCGCTCCAGCTGTGGACCCTGAGAGCCTGGCCGGGCGGTTGGCGGGATGGTTGGTCCTGGGACAGGTGTGGGCCTTGCCGGAGGCCCTGGCGTGGCAGGTGCGGAGGGCGGGCGGGGTGCAGCCTGGGCGCCGGGAGGACCGACGGGAGGACAGGGCCTGCGCTGACCCTGCCCGCCCACCGTCCCCCCAGAACGCCTCCCGGGACCTGCTGGGAGAGGCGCTGGCCCAGCACATCCGCCAGCAGATCGACGCCCGGGGCGACCACCCGCTCAGCCGCTACAGCCTGGCCGGGGCCTGGGGCCACGGGACGGGCACCGCCCACGTGTCTGTGCTGGGGGCCGACGGCAGCGCCGTGGCTGCCACCAGCACCATCAACACGCCGTGCGTGTCCCcggaggcgggcgggcgggcaggcccCGCTCCTTTGCCCCCAGGCCTgagtcaccccccaccccaccccaccctccgcctggctcccagccccagcctctcctcacctcgcctttcccatttcttcttctctgtCAAAAGGGGTCCCACACCTGATATACTGCTCATGGGGGCCTTAGAGGACACCCTGATGGGGCGCACGGGGGGTCTTGGGGGCAGTGCCGGGGAGAAGGCAGCTGCCCGGCAGGCGGGGGGGCAGCCACCAGAGCGAGTGGCTccgggcccggccggcgtggctcaggggctgagcgtcaccctaggaaccaggaggtcagggttcgattcccggtcagggcacaggcccgggttgcaggctcgaccctcagtgtggggcgtgcagaaggcagccgatccatggttctctctcttcatggatgattctatctccctctccctttctctgaaaacaataaaaatatatttaaaaataaaagtatgaggGGCCCCCGGAAGGCTGTCCCTGAgcccggcccccctccctccgCAGCTTTGGGGCGATGGTGTACTCGCCTCGCACGGGCATCCTCCTCAACAACGAGCTCCTGGACCTGTGCTGGCGGCGCCGGCCCGGCGCCCAGGGAACCCCTCCGCCTGGTGAGTGTGGGGGCCCCGGAGAGAGGGGGCGCTGCCTGGGGGACCCCACCTCTCCCAGCCATGGTGTGAGGTAGTGAGACGGGACAGGCAGAGGGGCGGTGTGCAGGGCGCCGGCTCGGAAGCCAGGCTGCCGGCGACACCCACGGGGCCTCCAGTTCCAGGGGAGCGGCCCCCCTCCTCCATGGTCCCCTCCATCTTGGTCAACACGGCCCAGGGGTCGAAGCTGGTGATcggcggggccggcggggagcTCATCATCTCCGCTGTGGTCCAGGTGAGTCTGGGGCTCCCCGCTGGGACGGCCCCCCTCTGGGCGACCCAGTGGTCCTGctcccctgggggcaggggggtggctggtgccccctccccccaccccgtgacctcctcccctcccccaggtcatCGTGAACAAACTGTGGCTGGGCTTGGACCTGGGCGCAGCCGTCGCGGCCCGCATCCTGCACGTGAACGACAAGGGGCAGGTGGAGTTCGAGCCCCACTTCCCCGAGGTGAGCCGCGGTCCGAGCCGCCCCTGCAGGCGGGTGGCCTCGGTGCCCGTTGCCCAACCCCTGAGGGCCTACGCCGGGCACCCTGCAGCGCTGGGCGTTGGGTGAGACGCTAGTGGGGGCGGCTCCAGGCCAGTCCCGGGGTCTCCAAGCCAAGGAGAGGGTgtggcccctgcctccccccgccGAGCCCCCAGGCACCTcagcgccgccccccccccccccatttctctcCGCGGCTTTTTTCCGGCTCTGGCCTCTCAGACTCTCCCTCTCAAGGGTCTGTTTCCTTGTGGGATCGGCAGCAGATCTGTTTGTGGGAGTTTATTCTTCCCtcgagagagagggagggagggatggaggcacGGGCCGCGCTGGCGCTGCTCTTAGGAACATTCCTCGATCCCAGACCCCAGCAGGTCCCCGAGCTGAATTCCACCCCCAcacacccgccccgccccctccacccgcCCCAGCAGAGGGTCGGCTTTCTGGAAGCTTCTCTGGGCTGGCAGACGCCCTTTGCCAGGACCTAATTCAAAACACGGCAGCTCTCAGGGCTGCaagctccaggcccaggggcaggtcaACCAGCTGGGGTTCGAGATCCTCAGAGCGGTCTTTCCCGCGAGGAGCCGCTCATGACCTGGGGCCTCTCTGGCGGCCAGAGTGAGGGGCCCTGAGCCCACAGGGTGTGTCGTCCCTGGGAACACCCGTCTGTGGGCCCAGAGCCGAGGACCTCGGCCAGTCGGGCTCAAACTCTCGGAGCCAaggccttccctccctgcctacGGGTCTCCCCTGGAAGCACGTCGAGGGCTCCCCCAGAACCTATCCTCTCAGGCACGTCTCCTCGACCTGGACCTTGAGTTGTGGTTACTCTGAGCGCAATTCTGAGGACCTTGGACTCTGAGGATGCAGAGATGACAGCCCGGCATCCAGATCCCCCAGACCCTCAGCTCCCCCAGACCCTCGGCTCCCCCATACCCTCGGCTCCCCCACACCCTCGGCTCCCCCAGACCCTCGGCTCCCCCACACCCTCGGCTCCCCCAGACCCTCGGCTCCCCCAGACCCTCAGCTCCCCCATACCCTCAGCTCCCACAGACCCTCAGCTCCCCCAGACCCTCAGCTCCCCCATACCCTCGGCTCCCCCAGACCCTCAGCTCCCCCAGACCCTCAGCTCCCCCAGACCCTCAGCTCCCTGAAGCCCTCGGCTCCCCCAGACCCTGGGCTCCCCCATACCCTCGGCTCCCCCAGACCCTCAGCTCCCCCAGACCCTCAGCTCCCCCAGACCCTCAGGTCCTGCCTGGGCCCTGTCGCCATGGAGACAGGTCTGAGGCGTCCTCACCTGgggcccccctctctcccccaggaAGTGAAGCGGGGGCTGGAGCGCCGGGGCCAGAAGCAGGCGGGGCGGCCGTTCTTCCTGAACGTGGTGCAGGCCGTGTTCCAGGACGGGGCCTGCGTGCAGGCCGCCTCGGACCCCAGGAAGCAGGGGGAGGCCGCCGGCTACTGAGGCGGCTGCTCCCCAGAGCCAGGATCTGCCCGACCTCGGCCTGTGGTGGGTCAGGGCGTGACTGACCCCTGGCCGGGGAGCCAGTGGGGGTGAAGAGGCGGGGCAGCCTGGCAGAGGGGCCTGCGCTGGCCCCCTGGGCTGCCGGTGGCCCTGCGTGTCCCTCCAGcttctccagcccctcccccaacccccctccccatcagtgCATCCTCCAGTTCAAGGTGAAAGAGGAGGTGCCCGCCGCattcggggagggaggggaccctCAGGAAGCAGACGCACGGGTTCCCACCGTCCTTTGCACCAGCATAGacgtggggaaactgaggcccgaggCCCAGTGGCAGTTGGGCCCATCCAGGCCTCCCCTGGGCAGAAgcagtgccccccgcccccctccccacttgcTGGAGCTCTGACGTGGGGCCACCTGGGCCCCCTGTTGTGggaaaggaaggcaggggtgcggcctgggccctggccaaggCCTGTCTCTGCCTCTCGTCTTATGGGCCAGGAAAGTGTTGGCCACTGTGAGACCTGtgaccctggcccagccccagcagcccatGCTCTCACCCCTGGCACCGCTGGCACTTGGGGTGACGCACTCTGTGTGGTGGGGCTGTCCccgcagcacccctggcctcccccactaGATGcagcagcaccccctcccccaacaaccAGCCCCCAATCGCCCCCAGGTGAGAACCGCTCATCTGGACCCAGGAGCCCCAACCACCGTGACTGGCtttgccagctgctggcagggctgccctggcctgggggtCCCGCCCCTCCTCGTTCCTGAGAGCATCggggtccccctccccctggcagggcCCCCCCGAGTCCCGCCTCCCACTCCGCCTGGCGCTGGGCCAAGCAGGATGCACTCCCTGTGCCCAGacacaaaacaccacacacaGGCCTCCAGCGCGGAAACCGAGGGGGGCGAGGGCTGTGGTCAATGTcactgggcagagggcaggatgCGGGCAGGGCCGCCTTCCCCCAGGACCAGGACGGGGCGTCTTTGTGGACTGttctctgttttttaattttttatcgatttcagagagagagagggagagagagagagaaacacggatggaTTGCCTCACatcagggatggaacctgaaacctagatatgtggctgggaatcgaacccaccacctctCTGTGTACCGGACAACACGCCAAACCACCgtgccacaccggccaggccaaggccccctcTCCTCCGGCTCCCACCTGGGCGCTCCCGTGGCTTCTCCTGTGCTCAGCCCTCCCTGTGTCACTGGTCCCAGCGGCAATAAACGGTCCCTCGGTCACCTGGACTCGCGTGTGACATCTTTCCTGCGTGGAGTCAGGAACCCACACACCacgggccaggtcccctttcggTACCACAACCCTCACGCGTGGCCTTGGTACCGTGATGTTGGCAGCGAAATGGCACCAGCTGTGACCGGCCACGTCGGACCCAGTTCTGGAGTTCGGCAaaggaagaattcagagccaagagcTCCACCGAGAAGTGAACGTTTATTTTAAAAGCTGCGGAGGGAGGAAGCAGCAGCCAGCTGGGCTTCGTGGGCTCGGGAAACGCGtcacagaagcaaaagaaggggcCTCGAAGCTtagcagaaagaaaggaaagagcacGTGGAAAGGATATTCCAGCCTGGCCGGcggggctccgtggttgagcgtcgacctgtgaactgaaaggtcaggggttcgattcccgggctgtgggctcggtccccagtgtggggcgtgcaggaggcagccgatctcatcatcgatgtttctctctctctcttcctctctgaaataataataataaaagaatattccaTCGGGTGTGCtcttgggcgggggagggggggaagatcCTCGAATCTTTTaaaacactgaaatatttaatatCAGATCAAGAACGCACTGGAAAGACGCACAGGGCTATGGCCCCTCAGGCCACAGAAAGCTACAAATGGCTGTTTCCACTTAGAAGCAAGTT
The sequence above is drawn from the Myotis daubentonii chromosome 19, mMyoDau2.1, whole genome shotgun sequence genome and encodes:
- the GGT5 gene encoding glutathione hydrolase 5 proenzyme; this encodes MAPGRGAAFGLVLLGLGLALAIIVPAVVLSRHHAPCGPQAFAHAAVAADSKVCSDIGRAILQQQGSPVDAAIAALVCTGVVNPQSMGLGGGVIFTIYNASTGQVEVINARETVPARPAPGLLDQCEQALPLGTGAQWAGVPGELRGYAEAHRRHGRLPWARLFEPTIALLRGDHRVPLVLSQFLSHRFLRPFLAASSLKQLFFNGTEPLQHQDPLPWPALAATLETVAREGAEAFYSGQLGRTLLEDIAREGSQLTMQDLASFQPEVVAALAMPLGDYTLYSPPPPAGGAILSLILNVLKGFNFSAESVAGPEGNVTLYHQLVETFKFAGGLRWRLWDPRSHPDVQNASRDLLGEALAQHIRQQIDARGDHPLSRYSLAGAWGHGTGTAHVSVLGADGSAVAATSTINTPFGAMVYSPRTGILLNNELLDLCWRRRPGAQGTPPPVPGERPPSSMVPSILVNTAQGSKLVIGGAGGELIISAVVQVIVNKLWLGLDLGAAVAARILHVNDKGQVEFEPHFPEEVKRGLERRGQKQAGRPFFLNVVQAVFQDGACVQAASDPRKQGEAAGY